The following coding sequences are from one Rutidosis leptorrhynchoides isolate AG116_Rl617_1_P2 chromosome 11, CSIRO_AGI_Rlap_v1, whole genome shotgun sequence window:
- the LOC139877565 gene encoding uncharacterized protein, with product MVNWSWTSAVIGAATAVATSALISAKPKDPKFHLVSVNITNFKLSLPLVDTEVVLTVHVTNPNAVPIHYSSTEMSIFYAGSLLGSAQVSAGSQPPNSCQLLHLPARLSSKELAHHAVQLMSDVRKREMVLDATVYIEGVARVVWWGHKFKVHVESHVTVDPVFLDVVDQENKSDLELFVT from the exons ATGGTAAACTGGAGCTGGACCTCCGCCGTAATCGGAGCAGCAACGGCAGTAGCCACGTCAGCGCTAATATCAGCAAAACCCAAAGATCCAAAATTCCATTTAGTCTCAGTTAACATCACTAATTTTAAACTTAGTCTCCCGTTAGTTGACACCGAGGTTGTTCTCACTGTCCACGTCACCAATCCGAATGCTGTCCCTATTCATTATTCTTCCACCGAGATGTCTATATTTTATGCTGGCTCCTTACTGGGTTCCGCTCAG GTGTCTGCAGGGTCTCAACCGCCAAACTCGTGCCAGCTACTTCATCTTCCAGCACGATTGAGCAGTAAGGAATTGGCACATCACGCAGTTCAGTTAATGTCGGACGTTAGGAAACGGGAGATGGTGTTGGATGCTACAGTCTATATCGAAGGTGTTGCAAGAGTTGTATGGTGGGGACATAAGTTTAAGGTGCACGTGGAAAGTCATGTGACCGTTGATCCTGTTTTTCTTGATGTTGTTGATCAGGAAAATAAATCTGACTTGGAATTGTTTGTTACTTGA